The Verrucomicrobiota bacterium JB022 genome contains a region encoding:
- a CDS encoding class I SAM-dependent methyltransferase, whose product MNPEDTRIERNTFDLPVTASATVAPDSPKKTMPGILLDAAHGLIQPTERVFLWGMLQSLNFDYIRGVEIGTWKGTTMHVMRRACDELYCIDPEPQWTPTAEDVCRSGRPVDLITGYSPDALKGIPTPFHFAFVDGDHCEEGVYRDGMALEPLMAKGGIICFHDAYHPPVAAAIQRLVNDWTRQVDHYTHACDTISKTPYGYFGGLAVFIVEAEEYTGPREPAVNWQRA is encoded by the coding sequence GTGAATCCAGAAGATACCCGTATAGAGCGCAACACGTTTGACTTGCCGGTGACTGCCTCCGCCACGGTGGCCCCCGACAGCCCGAAGAAGACCATGCCCGGCATCCTGCTCGATGCCGCCCACGGCCTGATCCAGCCGACCGAGCGTGTTTTCCTCTGGGGTATGCTGCAGTCCCTCAATTTCGACTACATCCGTGGGGTCGAGATCGGGACCTGGAAGGGCACCACGATGCATGTGATGCGCCGCGCCTGCGACGAGCTCTACTGCATCGACCCGGAGCCGCAATGGACGCCTACGGCTGAAGACGTCTGCCGCTCCGGTCGCCCGGTCGACCTCATTACGGGTTACAGCCCCGATGCGCTCAAAGGCATCCCCACCCCCTTCCACTTTGCCTTTGTCGACGGCGACCACTGTGAGGAAGGCGTCTACCGCGACGGCATGGCGCTCGAGCCCCTGATGGCCAAAGGCGGCATCATCTGCTTCCACGATGCCTACCACCCGCCCGTCGCCGCCGCCATCCAGCGCCTGGTCAATGACTGGACCCGCCAGGTCGATCATTACACCCACGCCTGCGACACCATCTCGAAAACGCCCTACGGCTACTTCGGCGGGCTCGCCGTCTTCATCGTCGAGGCCGAAGAATACACCGGCCCCCGGGAGCCAGCCGTCAACTGGCAACGCGCCTGA
- a CDS encoding ABC transporter ATP-binding protein: MSEPLPASEECRIRLRGVSKRYDIAQATAASHRQPIRRLAHWTRDRLRGQHLKPQFTALREFDLELRPGECIGILGPNGSGKSTLLQIICGILQPSEGTVETSGRIAALLELGSGFDPDFTGRENVYLNASILGLNKKEVRTRFREVEEFADIGGFIDQPVRTYSSGMLMRLAFAVQVLVEPDVLIVDEALSVGDAAFQRKCFSRIEQLRKKGMTILFVSHDISAVLNLCDRAVMLYHGEKLCEGPAKIVTEYYEKLIHSPHSSRPQLIEAIKRDNLRREEEGPKDLVTDVTQDTGLVSKSQQVYPSRGARILRPRLLDRDGNEVNLIKRRGEYTFAYDVEFTEDARNVNFAMLIKTKEGRELGGCRSFPNLQRLEFAPAGTVKTVEFHFTALLNHGVYFTNAGVEGYVEEETTYLHRIVDALAFQVVAERDPHPTCLVDFLFEPKVSDAVIEAEA, encoded by the coding sequence ATGTCCGAGCCCTTACCGGCATCCGAAGAGTGCCGCATCCGCCTGCGCGGCGTTTCCAAGCGCTACGACATCGCGCAGGCCACCGCCGCCTCCCATCGTCAGCCGATCCGCCGTCTGGCCCACTGGACGCGTGACCGGCTGCGCGGGCAGCACCTCAAGCCGCAGTTTACCGCCCTGCGCGAGTTCGACCTCGAGTTGCGCCCCGGCGAGTGCATCGGCATCCTCGGCCCCAATGGCTCCGGCAAGAGCACCCTGTTGCAGATCATCTGCGGCATCCTGCAGCCGAGCGAAGGCACGGTCGAGACATCAGGCCGTATCGCTGCGCTGCTGGAGCTGGGCTCAGGTTTCGACCCCGACTTCACCGGGCGCGAAAACGTCTACCTCAACGCCTCGATCCTCGGCCTGAACAAAAAGGAAGTCCGCACCCGCTTCCGCGAAGTCGAAGAGTTTGCCGATATCGGGGGCTTTATCGACCAGCCGGTGCGCACCTATTCCTCGGGCATGCTCATGCGCCTCGCCTTTGCCGTGCAGGTGCTCGTGGAGCCCGATGTGCTGATCGTCGACGAGGCACTTTCGGTGGGCGACGCCGCCTTCCAGCGCAAGTGCTTCAGCCGCATCGAGCAACTGCGCAAAAAGGGCATGACGATCCTCTTCGTCTCGCACGACATCTCGGCCGTGCTCAACCTTTGCGACCGCGCGGTGATGCTCTACCACGGCGAAAAGCTCTGCGAAGGCCCCGCCAAGATCGTAACCGAATACTACGAAAAGCTGATCCACAGCCCCCACTCCTCCCGCCCGCAGCTGATCGAAGCGATCAAGCGCGACAACCTCCGCCGGGAAGAAGAAGGCCCCAAGGATCTCGTCACGGACGTAACCCAGGATACCGGCCTTGTGAGCAAAAGCCAGCAGGTCTACCCCTCGCGCGGTGCCCGCATTCTCCGCCCCCGCCTGCTCGACCGAGACGGCAACGAAGTCAACCTGATCAAACGACGCGGCGAATACACCTTTGCCTACGACGTCGAGTTTACCGAAGACGCGCGCAACGTGAACTTCGCCATGCTGATCAAGACCAAGGAAGGGCGCGAACTCGGCGGCTGCCGCAGCTTCCCCAACCTCCAGCGGCTCGAATTCGCCCCTGCGGGCACCGTCAAGACGGTCGAATTTCACTTCACCGCGCTGCTCAACCACGGCGTCTACTTCACCAATGCAGGCGTCGAAGGCTACGTGGAGGAAGAGACCACCTACCTGCACCGCATCGTCGACGCCCTGGCCTTCCAGGTGGTGGCGGAGCGCGACCCCCACCCCACCTGCCTCGTCGACTTCCTCTTCGAGCCGAAAGTCTCGGACGCCGTGATCGAGGCGGAGGCGTAA
- a CDS encoding glycosyltransferase family 4 protein yields MHVCFVSREYPPNPMGGIGTYVMNMTHLLAEAGHTVTVLTQWCAEAPTKGLDQPALSHEGRLRVHYLPLVDANWALYPEAWCAETEALASRDLIATFAWVVAEALDQLVAQEPIQVVEAPEYEAPGLIWQLRRLTYPHDHPARRIPVITHLHSPSHSIFTHNDDVLDNHWVEARRTHEHEAIALADAVLSPSRFLAEQVAQWTRLTRQRLIVIPYPVGPLLEVPGDAVVVPGRCLHVGRVEPRKGVFEYVEAACRVARDFPEARFRFVGGPHVRLGREGDGETAELLRRLIPAELQDRFEWVGKVPRAELGREYASAQVCVVPSRWDNFPNTCVEAMEAGRPVLASDQGGQAEMVLPGITGWIAPGGPGAVGRAQLVDSLEQALREALATPLPVAEAMGAAARRRIDDFCDDAAVVRAHEDFYATLWQAAEQAPAVEPLTVEVRRDAGLALLDAADVIGWLPEGVELAEEALLRVGRFFAARPDVGFATVWREGGDGKLQVAHRVEAASLVHPAQYPEYWFIRRSAWENLPTPPRAGHYLDDRLRDVCLCLLEAGWQGAQIPLPLVRNAGAPLDLPVAGRFGFGSREDSARSVRLAHQGVIREHLELFLHDGRRERP; encoded by the coding sequence ATGCACGTGTGCTTTGTCAGCCGGGAATACCCGCCGAACCCCATGGGCGGTATCGGGACCTACGTCATGAACATGACGCATCTGCTCGCCGAGGCGGGGCATACCGTGACGGTGCTGACCCAGTGGTGCGCGGAGGCGCCGACCAAGGGGCTCGACCAGCCCGCGCTCTCCCACGAGGGTCGATTGCGGGTGCACTACCTGCCGCTGGTGGACGCCAACTGGGCGCTCTACCCGGAGGCGTGGTGTGCGGAGACCGAAGCCTTGGCGTCGCGCGATTTGATCGCGACTTTTGCCTGGGTGGTGGCGGAAGCGCTCGACCAACTCGTCGCACAAGAGCCGATTCAGGTGGTCGAGGCACCCGAGTACGAGGCCCCGGGGCTCATCTGGCAACTGCGCCGCCTCACGTATCCGCACGATCACCCGGCGCGGCGGATCCCGGTGATCACGCACCTCCACTCGCCCAGCCACTCGATCTTTACCCACAACGACGACGTGCTCGACAACCATTGGGTCGAGGCGCGTCGCACACATGAGCACGAGGCGATTGCGCTCGCCGACGCCGTGCTCTCGCCCAGCCGCTTTTTGGCCGAGCAGGTGGCGCAATGGACTCGCCTGACTCGCCAGCGCCTGATCGTGATCCCTTACCCGGTGGGGCCGCTCCTGGAGGTGCCGGGCGACGCCGTGGTGGTGCCGGGGCGCTGCCTCCACGTGGGCCGCGTCGAGCCGCGCAAGGGGGTGTTTGAGTACGTGGAGGCGGCTTGCCGCGTCGCGCGCGATTTCCCGGAGGCGCGTTTCCGCTTTGTCGGTGGCCCGCACGTGCGCCTGGGCCGCGAAGGGGATGGCGAGACGGCCGAGTTGCTGCGGCGCCTGATCCCGGCGGAGTTGCAGGACCGCTTCGAATGGGTGGGCAAGGTGCCGCGTGCGGAGCTGGGTCGCGAATACGCCTCGGCTCAGGTCTGCGTCGTCCCCTCGCGCTGGGACAACTTCCCGAATACCTGCGTGGAGGCGATGGAGGCGGGCCGCCCGGTGCTGGCGAGCGATCAGGGCGGGCAGGCCGAGATGGTGCTGCCGGGGATTACGGGCTGGATTGCGCCGGGAGGCCCTGGAGCGGTCGGTCGAGCCCAGCTGGTCGATAGCCTGGAGCAGGCGCTACGGGAGGCCTTGGCCACGCCTTTGCCAGTGGCGGAGGCGATGGGAGCGGCGGCACGTCGCCGGATCGACGACTTTTGCGACGACGCCGCCGTGGTGCGTGCGCACGAAGATTTTTACGCCACGCTCTGGCAGGCGGCGGAACAGGCCCCGGCGGTCGAGCCGTTGACGGTTGAGGTGCGGCGCGACGCCGGTCTGGCTCTCCTCGATGCGGCCGACGTGATCGGCTGGCTGCCGGAGGGTGTCGAACTGGCGGAAGAGGCGCTGTTGCGCGTCGGCCGGTTCTTTGCGGCGCGCCCGGATGTCGGGTTTGCTACCGTCTGGCGCGAAGGGGGCGACGGCAAGCTGCAGGTGGCCCACCGCGTGGAAGCGGCCAGCCTCGTCCATCCTGCGCAATACCCGGAGTACTGGTTTATCCGACGCTCTGCGTGGGAGAATCTGCCAACCCCGCCGCGCGCGGGCCATTACCTCGACGACCGCCTGCGCGACGTCTGCCTGTGCCTGCTGGAGGCCGGTTGGCAAGGTGCGCAGATTCCGTTGCCGCTGGTGCGCAATGCCGGGGCGCCGCTCGATCTGCCGGTGGCGGGGCGTTTCGGCTTTGGCTCGCGCGAAGACTCTGCCCGTAGCGTGCGGCTCGCCCACCAGGGCGTCATCCGCGAGCACCTCGAGCTGTTTCTGCACGATGGCAGGCGCGAGCGTCCATAA
- a CDS encoding glycosyltransferase yields the protein MNARVAIITRTRDRLPLLKRAIESLLGQSLREWQHVIVNDGGDAAALDAFLEPYRARYDGRLQVIHHEASKGMQPAANTGIRASQSEFLAIHDDDDAWHPDFLQDTVAFLDRKGADSRYQGVVVQTERVWEHVDPDGTASETRREPYLPLKEVNLFRVGYENPFPPIAFLYRRAVLENLGDYRPEFDVAGDLDFNLRFLLHYEIGVLPEVRAYYHWRENKSGEWANSVTAAQQHHALKLNEVKNHYLRAGRTPAEGALGLALEMAQYLVLQQWETRQIITRLDGFNGSEILKELHQKTEDLRYAIQHEDHGAVERAQSFLAKEIADKAEATLFHQSERLQKLEALLQEQSEAHQQQLLKELYAKAEDLRHVVRHEDHDALLRVRDFLAKEISDKAGDGYYRTEELLRAIAAEQQASLIQEFARKAEDLRHQILREDHDTVQRAVDTLRGDIADKAEASVYHQRVAIEQVVQEQRERLGALEQRLDNRRVILRLGPLEFSWQKKTRS from the coding sequence ATGAATGCCCGTGTCGCCATCATCACCCGCACGCGTGACCGCCTGCCCCTGCTGAAGCGTGCCATCGAATCCCTGCTGGGCCAAAGTCTGCGCGAGTGGCAGCACGTCATCGTCAACGACGGTGGAGACGCCGCCGCGCTGGATGCCTTTCTCGAACCCTACCGCGCACGCTACGACGGTCGGCTGCAGGTGATCCACCACGAGGCCTCCAAAGGCATGCAACCGGCGGCCAACACGGGCATCAGGGCCAGCCAGAGCGAATTTCTCGCCATCCACGACGACGACGACGCCTGGCATCCGGACTTCCTGCAAGACACGGTCGCTTTTCTCGACCGAAAGGGAGCCGACAGCCGCTACCAAGGCGTAGTCGTCCAAACCGAACGCGTGTGGGAGCACGTAGACCCGGACGGCACCGCGAGCGAGACGCGCCGCGAGCCCTACCTGCCGCTAAAAGAGGTGAACCTCTTCCGCGTCGGTTACGAAAACCCCTTCCCCCCCATCGCTTTCCTCTACCGCCGGGCCGTGTTGGAAAACCTCGGCGATTATCGCCCGGAGTTTGACGTGGCAGGCGATCTCGACTTCAACCTCCGCTTCCTCCTGCACTACGAGATCGGGGTATTGCCGGAGGTACGCGCCTATTACCACTGGCGCGAAAACAAGTCGGGCGAATGGGCCAACAGCGTAACTGCCGCCCAGCAGCACCACGCCCTGAAGCTCAACGAGGTCAAGAACCACTACCTGCGCGCTGGCCGCACTCCTGCCGAAGGCGCCCTTGGCCTCGCGCTCGAGATGGCCCAATACCTCGTGCTCCAGCAGTGGGAGACTCGCCAGATCATCACCCGGCTGGATGGCTTCAATGGCAGCGAAATCCTCAAGGAGCTGCACCAGAAGACCGAGGACCTGCGCTATGCTATCCAGCACGAGGACCACGGCGCTGTTGAGCGCGCCCAGTCGTTCCTCGCGAAGGAGATCGCCGACAAGGCCGAGGCCACCCTTTTCCACCAGTCGGAACGCCTGCAGAAGCTCGAAGCCTTGCTGCAGGAGCAAAGCGAGGCCCACCAGCAACAGCTGTTGAAGGAGCTTTACGCAAAGGCGGAAGACCTGCGTCACGTCGTCCGCCACGAAGATCACGATGCCCTGCTGCGGGTGCGCGACTTCCTGGCCAAGGAAATTTCCGACAAAGCCGGAGATGGATATTACCGCACGGAAGAGCTTTTACGAGCCATTGCAGCCGAGCAGCAAGCAAGCCTCATCCAGGAATTCGCCCGCAAGGCAGAAGACCTGCGCCACCAGATCTTGCGCGAAGACCACGATACCGTGCAGCGAGCGGTGGACACCCTGCGGGGCGACATTGCAGACAAGGCCGAGGCGAGCGTCTATCACCAGCGGGTAGCGATCGAACAAGTTGTGCAGGAGCAGCGGGAACGCCTGGGCGCACTGGAGCAGCGTCTTGACAATCGGCGCGTCATCTTACGTCTCGGGCCGCTGGAATTTAGCTGGCAAAAAAAGACGCGTTCGTAA
- a CDS encoding glycosyltransferase family 4 protein: MRIAIATTQVPFVRGGAEIHAESLLQALREAGHQAEIVAIPFKWYPPEQIMDHLLACRLLDLSESCGDRIDRVIGLKFPAYHIQHPHKTLWVLHQYRSAFDLWGLDDCDLAHFPHGREVCEAIRTTEDHLLNEARGLYANSKNVADRLQRFCQREAEPLYHPPRGADKFYHREAEDFLYFPSRLNALKRQSLVVKALAHTKEPVKVHFAGAPEGPEIMQQLIELAERCRVSDRIVWHGRVTDEAMLEGYARCRGVLFTPVDEDYGYITLEACLSHKPVITCTDSGGPLEFVRHRENGWVADPTPESLAQGMDYLWREKAWAAEAGQKAHQTYLDLNINWPHVISKLLA; the protein is encoded by the coding sequence ATGCGTATCGCTATTGCTACGACCCAAGTGCCTTTTGTGCGCGGCGGTGCCGAGATCCACGCCGAATCGCTGTTGCAAGCCCTGCGTGAGGCCGGCCACCAGGCCGAGATCGTCGCCATCCCCTTCAAGTGGTATCCGCCCGAACAGATCATGGACCACCTGCTCGCGTGTCGCTTGCTCGACCTCAGCGAAAGCTGCGGCGACCGGATCGACCGCGTGATCGGCCTCAAGTTCCCGGCCTACCACATCCAGCACCCGCACAAGACGCTCTGGGTGCTGCACCAGTACCGCAGCGCCTTCGACCTCTGGGGCCTCGACGATTGCGACCTCGCGCACTTCCCACATGGCCGCGAAGTGTGTGAAGCCATCCGCACGACCGAAGATCACTTGCTGAACGAGGCTCGCGGCCTGTACGCCAACAGCAAAAACGTGGCCGACCGGCTCCAGCGCTTTTGCCAACGCGAGGCCGAGCCCCTCTACCACCCCCCGCGCGGCGCGGACAAGTTTTACCACCGCGAGGCCGAAGACTTCCTTTACTTCCCCAGCCGCCTCAACGCCCTCAAGCGCCAGAGCCTCGTGGTCAAGGCGCTCGCACACACCAAAGAGCCCGTAAAGGTCCACTTTGCCGGTGCGCCCGAAGGCCCCGAGATCATGCAACAACTGATCGAGCTGGCCGAGCGCTGCCGCGTGAGCGACCGCATCGTGTGGCATGGCCGCGTGACCGATGAGGCGATGCTCGAGGGCTATGCGCGCTGCCGGGGCGTGCTTTTTACCCCGGTGGATGAGGATTATGGCTACATCACGCTCGAAGCCTGCCTTTCGCACAAGCCGGTGATTACCTGCACCGACAGTGGCGGGCCGCTCGAGTTTGTGCGCCACCGCGAAAACGGCTGGGTCGCCGACCCGACGCCGGAGAGCCTGGCACAAGGCATGGACTACTTGTGGCGCGAGAAGGCCTGGGCGGCCGAAGCGGGGCAAAAGGCGCACCAGACCTACCTCGACCTCAATATCAACTGGCCCCACGTCATTTCCAAGCTGCTGGCATGA
- a CDS encoding glycosyltransferase, giving the protein MTTPLNWFSPLPAHRTDIANYTARVLPSLLEGGPVALWSDLPADANLLPGAEVRQFHGLDLPWPQLNYQSPNVYQVGNDGRFHRQIVEVSQRQPGVLVLHDLAVHDLLRFYCLEGHGPGQGTYLQLIRRHAGPLAAKEAKESLDGKRPVDEIVQRYPMFEWLTAGAWGVVVHNPTNFDRVAESTRAPVWAAPLPYWPKDKLHRVEPPQDYARRRLLLFGFLHSPNRRLAQVLEALATFPQRDRLELTIAGEYPDADQLPRRLHEMGLAQQVTLKGFLSEAELREELDGADLILNLRWPSMGEASGTLLRVWDHARPALVTRTAFYATLPDSVVAFVDPKDEQAELHRHFTRLIEHPEHYRQIGEAGRAYLETHHTAESFAQGMRDFRQEAANYGKIAYPEKWALGLAERQLARLPTTAHPAMIRRLTEAVQGCYPLQ; this is encoded by the coding sequence ATGACGACCCCGCTCAACTGGTTCTCGCCCCTGCCCGCGCACCGGACGGACATCGCCAACTACACCGCGCGCGTCCTGCCCTCCCTGCTCGAAGGCGGCCCCGTGGCCCTCTGGTCCGACCTGCCGGCCGACGCCAACCTGCTGCCCGGCGCGGAAGTCCGCCAGTTCCACGGGCTGGACCTGCCGTGGCCCCAACTCAACTACCAGTCGCCCAACGTCTACCAAGTCGGCAACGATGGGCGCTTCCACCGGCAGATCGTGGAAGTCTCGCAGCGCCAGCCCGGCGTACTCGTGTTGCACGACCTGGCGGTGCACGACCTCTTGCGCTTTTACTGCCTCGAAGGGCACGGCCCCGGGCAGGGCACCTACCTGCAGCTGATCCGCCGCCACGCCGGCCCGCTCGCGGCCAAGGAGGCCAAAGAGAGCCTGGACGGCAAGCGCCCGGTCGACGAAATCGTGCAGCGTTACCCGATGTTTGAGTGGCTGACCGCCGGTGCTTGGGGCGTGGTGGTGCACAACCCCACCAACTTCGACCGTGTGGCCGAGTCGACCCGCGCGCCCGTCTGGGCCGCACCCCTGCCCTATTGGCCCAAGGACAAGCTGCACCGCGTGGAGCCCCCGCAGGACTACGCCCGCCGCCGCCTCCTGCTCTTCGGCTTTCTCCACTCGCCCAACCGGCGACTGGCGCAGGTGCTCGAAGCCCTCGCCACCTTCCCCCAGCGCGACCGCCTGGAGCTGACCATCGCCGGCGAATACCCGGATGCCGATCAACTGCCGCGCCGCCTCCACGAGATGGGGCTCGCCCAACAAGTGACGCTCAAGGGCTTCCTCAGCGAAGCCGAGCTGCGCGAAGAGCTCGACGGGGCCGACCTGATCCTCAACCTGCGCTGGCCCTCCATGGGCGAGGCCTCGGGCACACTCCTGCGCGTGTGGGACCACGCCCGCCCGGCCCTCGTCACCCGCACCGCCTTTTACGCCACGCTGCCGGATTCGGTCGTCGCGTTTGTCGACCCCAAGGACGAGCAGGCCGAGCTGCACCGCCACTTCACCCGCCTGATCGAGCACCCCGAGCACTACCGCCAGATTGGCGAAGCTGGCCGGGCCTATCTCGAAACGCACCACACCGCCGAATCCTTCGCCCAAGGCATGCGCGACTTCCGCCAGGAAGCCGCCAACTACGGCAAGATCGCTTACCCGGAGAAGTGGGCGCTGGGGCTGGCTGAACGGCAGCTCGCCCGCCTGCCCACCACTGCCCACCCGGCCATGATCCGCCGGTTGACCGAGGCCGTCCAGGGCTGCTACCCCTTACAGTGA
- a CDS encoding glycosyltransferase gives MLAIDLTHSAHSRAQTGIQQVARGVTAALPDADPIVYDRFAHEWRSLDARERKHLQTVDQLQKVKRKRPHWSTWQRIRGKTLANLRGKRFVLPPAGRYTGLLVPEFFGQDVGPRLAPLFERIAGPCVAVFHDAIAFRHPELGMPETTKRFPEYLRDLAQFDAVAAVSEASAEELRECWARLDLRNTPTVHAVPLGLRRAPDQRPLVPTGERPAVPTLLMVATLETRKNHEALLKAAETLWQEGQRFSVHLVGMPHAVTGKPVVAQVKTLQEAGHPLVWEGGLDAAALAERYRACWATVFPSHLEGFGLPVLESLDYGKPAVTTACGGLNDFVHDGGCLIVEPNTESVTAGLRRLLTEPELHPRLAREAAQRHIRTMQDYAADLQALLAATKKR, from the coding sequence ATGTTGGCGATCGACCTGACCCACTCGGCCCATTCGCGCGCGCAGACCGGCATCCAACAGGTCGCGCGCGGGGTGACTGCCGCCCTGCCCGACGCCGATCCCATCGTCTACGACCGCTTTGCCCACGAATGGCGCAGCCTCGATGCACGCGAGCGCAAGCACCTGCAGACGGTCGACCAACTGCAGAAAGTAAAGCGCAAGCGGCCCCACTGGAGCACCTGGCAACGCATCCGCGGCAAGACCCTCGCCAACCTGCGCGGCAAGCGCTTCGTATTACCCCCCGCCGGTCGCTACACCGGGCTGCTGGTGCCGGAGTTTTTCGGGCAAGACGTGGGCCCGCGACTCGCGCCGCTTTTTGAGCGCATCGCCGGGCCGTGCGTCGCCGTCTTTCACGACGCCATCGCCTTCCGCCACCCCGAGCTGGGCATGCCGGAGACGACCAAGCGCTTCCCCGAATACCTGCGCGATCTAGCCCAATTCGACGCCGTGGCCGCGGTCTCCGAAGCCTCCGCCGAAGAGCTGCGCGAATGCTGGGCCCGCCTCGACCTGCGCAACACCCCGACCGTCCACGCGGTGCCCTTGGGCCTGCGTCGCGCGCCCGACCAGCGTCCGCTTGTGCCCACCGGCGAACGCCCGGCCGTGCCTACGCTGCTGATGGTAGCCACGCTGGAGACGCGCAAGAATCACGAAGCCTTGCTCAAAGCCGCCGAAACGCTCTGGCAAGAGGGGCAGCGGTTCTCCGTGCACCTTGTCGGGATGCCACACGCGGTTACGGGCAAGCCGGTGGTGGCACAGGTCAAGACGCTGCAGGAAGCGGGGCATCCGCTCGTGTGGGAAGGTGGGCTCGATGCCGCTGCCTTGGCCGAACGTTACCGCGCCTGCTGGGCCACCGTTTTTCCGTCGCACCTGGAAGGCTTCGGCCTGCCGGTGCTGGAAAGCCTCGACTACGGCAAGCCAGCCGTCACTACCGCCTGCGGAGGCCTGAACGACTTCGTCCACGACGGCGGCTGCCTGATCGTCGAGCCCAATACCGAGAGCGTCACCGCCGGGTTGCGCCGGCTCTTGACCGAGCCCGAGCTGCACCCGCGCCTGGCACGCGAAGCCGCCCAACGCCACATCCGCACGATGCAGGACTACGCGGCTGACCTGCAGGCGCTGCTCGCGGCTACAAAAAAGCGGTAA
- a CDS encoding HD domain-containing protein — MFTVAQLKSAPKEQKTTFEAVLLVRKLAMKKARNNSQFLTVELGDKTGLFHTVCFENSANFELFNAIGEGQVVRVTGNTDYYQNRFSPTLQTIAVVPEEEVIKWSESLVESAPEDLDDLWNELHGFIKSIEHKELRETVQVAIDDLGETFKGMPGAIAMHHAYRGGLMEHTVRMARAAKVLLPLYPEVPADLALSGIILHDIGKALEYTGPWATRKTREGTLNGHVVLGYRLARRAAIRAKLSADLTERLEHIILSHQGEPEWGAAVRAATPEAVFVSMVDNLDAKMGMVQHSLRATAQEEEFSEYVPGLMSPLLTRPSELSLPPVQEEVAENEELWPVNPPGLKLD; from the coding sequence ATGTTTACCGTCGCGCAACTGAAGAGCGCTCCCAAGGAACAAAAGACCACGTTCGAGGCGGTGTTGCTCGTGCGTAAGCTCGCCATGAAAAAGGCGCGCAACAACAGCCAGTTCCTGACCGTGGAATTGGGCGACAAGACCGGGCTGTTCCACACGGTGTGCTTCGAGAACTCGGCCAACTTCGAGTTGTTCAACGCCATCGGCGAGGGCCAGGTGGTGCGCGTGACGGGCAATACCGACTATTACCAGAACCGCTTCTCGCCCACGCTGCAGACCATTGCCGTGGTGCCGGAGGAAGAGGTGATCAAGTGGTCCGAAAGCCTCGTGGAGAGCGCGCCGGAAGACCTCGACGACCTCTGGAACGAGTTGCACGGCTTTATCAAGAGCATCGAGCACAAAGAGTTGCGCGAGACGGTGCAGGTGGCGATCGACGACCTGGGCGAGACCTTCAAGGGCATGCCGGGCGCGATTGCGATGCACCACGCCTACCGTGGCGGCCTGATGGAGCACACGGTGCGCATGGCCCGCGCGGCCAAGGTACTGCTGCCGCTCTACCCGGAAGTTCCGGCCGATCTGGCGCTCTCGGGCATCATCCTGCACGACATCGGCAAGGCGCTGGAATACACGGGACCTTGGGCCACCCGCAAGACCCGCGAAGGCACGCTCAACGGCCACGTGGTGCTGGGCTACCGCCTTGCCCGTCGCGCCGCGATCCGCGCCAAGCTCTCGGCCGACCTGACCGAGCGTCTGGAGCACATCATCCTCAGCCACCAGGGCGAACCGGAGTGGGGCGCTGCCGTGCGCGCTGCGACGCCCGAAGCCGTCTTCGTCAGCATGGTCGACAACCTCGACGCGAAGATGGGCATGGTCCAGCACAGCCTGCGTGCGACCGCGCAGGAAGAGGAATTCTCCGAATACGTGCCCGGCCTGATGAGCCCCCTGCTCACCCGCCCGTCCGAGCTTTCCCTGCCGCCCGTGCAGGAGGAAGTGGCCGAAAACGAAGAGCTCTGGCCCGTCAATCCTCCCGGCCTCAAGCTCGATTAG